In the genome of Carassius carassius chromosome 47, fCarCar2.1, whole genome shotgun sequence, one region contains:
- the LOC132130119 gene encoding peptidyl-prolyl cis-trans isomerase FKBP2-like isoform X1: MFLFPTDMRLNLVLAVTLMSIPLALVQGAEKKKLQIGIKKRVDNCPIKSRKGDVLNMHYTGKLEDGTEFDSSIPRNQPFTFTLGTGQVIKGWDQGLLGMCEGEKRKLVIPSELGYGDRGAPPKIPGGATLIFEVELLSIERRSDL, from the exons ATGTTTCTTTTTCCCACAGACATGAGACTGAATTTAGTATTAGCTGTCACTCTGATGTCCATCCCCTTGGCACTTGTGCAAGGGGCTGAAAAGAAAAAACTACAGATTGGAATCAAGAAAAGAGTGGACAACTGTCCTATAAAGTCCCGAAAGGGAGACGTTTTGAACATGCACTACACT GGGAAACTGGAGGATGGGACAGAATTTGACAGCAGTATACCGAGGAATCAGCCCTTCACCTTCACTCTTGGCACGGGACAGGTCATCAAGGGCTGGGATCAGGGTTTGTTGGG GATGTGTGAGGGTGAGAAGAGGAAGCTGGTTATTCCCTCTGAGCTTG GTTATGGCGACAGAGGAGCGCCGCCTAAAATTCCAG GTGGTGCCACACTCATCTTTGAAGTAGAACTGTTGAGCATTGAGCGAAGATCTGATTTATAA
- the LOC132130119 gene encoding peptidyl-prolyl cis-trans isomerase FKBP2-like isoform X2, with product MRLNLVLAVTLMSIPLALVQGAEKKKLQIGIKKRVDNCPIKSRKGDVLNMHYTGKLEDGTEFDSSIPRNQPFTFTLGTGQVIKGWDQGLLGMCEGEKRKLVIPSELGYGDRGAPPKIPGGATLIFEVELLSIERRSDL from the exons ATGAGACTGAATTTAGTATTAGCTGTCACTCTGATGTCCATCCCCTTGGCACTTGTGCAAGGGGCTGAAAAGAAAAAACTACAGATTGGAATCAAGAAAAGAGTGGACAACTGTCCTATAAAGTCCCGAAAGGGAGACGTTTTGAACATGCACTACACT GGGAAACTGGAGGATGGGACAGAATTTGACAGCAGTATACCGAGGAATCAGCCCTTCACCTTCACTCTTGGCACGGGACAGGTCATCAAGGGCTGGGATCAGGGTTTGTTGGG GATGTGTGAGGGTGAGAAGAGGAAGCTGGTTATTCCCTCTGAGCTTG GTTATGGCGACAGAGGAGCGCCGCCTAAAATTCCAG GTGGTGCCACACTCATCTTTGAAGTAGAACTGTTGAGCATTGAGCGAAGATCTGATTTATAA
- the LOC132130118 gene encoding protein phosphatase 1 regulatory subunit 14B-like isoform X2, translating into MAAVTSPETTPQPRVYFQTPPGTEEEVPQKQGRVTVKYDRKELRRRLNLEEWIVSQLMNLYDCEEDEVPELEIDVDELLDLPSDVERTIRVKMLLVDCYKPNDDFIAALLEKVRGMQKLNTPQKKGELTP; encoded by the exons ATGGCAGCGGTAACAAGTCCGGAAACGACACCTCAACCACGGGTTTATTTTCAAACACCTCCCGGTACCGAAGAAGAAGTGCCTCAGAAACAAGGACGAGTGACCGTAAAATATGACAGAAAAGAGCTGAGGAGGCGACTGAATTTGGAGGAGTGGATAGTTAGCCAGTTAATGAATCTCTACGACTGCGAG GAGGATGAGGTGCCTGAGCTGGAAATAGATGTGGATGAGCTGCTGGATCTTCCCAGTGATGTCGAGAGAACCATTCGAGTGAAG ATGCTGCTGGTCGACTGTTATAAGCCTAATGAT GATTTCATAGCGGCGTTGCTGGAGAAGGTCCGAGGGATGCAGAAACTCAACACCCCCCAGAAGAAAGGGGAGCTGACGCCATGA
- the LOC132130118 gene encoding protein phosphatase 1 regulatory subunit 14B-like isoform X1, producing the protein MPDPSLPLRTPCNLKLFLLGTMAAVTSPETTPQPRVYFQTPPGTEEEVPQKQGRVTVKYDRKELRRRLNLEEWIVSQLMNLYDCEEDEVPELEIDVDELLDLPSDVERTIRVKMLLVDCYKPNDDFIAALLEKVRGMQKLNTPQKKGELTP; encoded by the exons ATGCCTGATCCCAGTCTACCGTTGCGGACTCCTTGTAATCTAAAG CTTTTTCTATTAGGGACCATGGCAGCGGTAACAAGTCCGGAAACGACACCTCAACCACGGGTTTATTTTCAAACACCTCCCGGTACCGAAGAAGAAGTGCCTCAGAAACAAGGACGAGTGACCGTAAAATATGACAGAAAAGAGCTGAGGAGGCGACTGAATTTGGAGGAGTGGATAGTTAGCCAGTTAATGAATCTCTACGACTGCGAG GAGGATGAGGTGCCTGAGCTGGAAATAGATGTGGATGAGCTGCTGGATCTTCCCAGTGATGTCGAGAGAACCATTCGAGTGAAG ATGCTGCTGGTCGACTGTTATAAGCCTAATGAT GATTTCATAGCGGCGTTGCTGGAGAAGGTCCGAGGGATGCAGAAACTCAACACCCCCCAGAAGAAAGGGGAGCTGACGCCATGA